Proteins from a genomic interval of Neovison vison isolate M4711 chromosome 4, ASM_NN_V1, whole genome shotgun sequence:
- the ZNF706 gene encoding zinc finger protein 706, translating into MARGQQKIQSQQKNAKKQAGQKKKQGHDQKAAAKAALIYTCTVCRTQMPDPKTFKQHFESKHPKTPLPPELADVQA; encoded by the exons ATGGCTCGTGGACAGCAGAAGATTCAGTCTCAGCAGAAAAATGCCAAAAAGCAAGCTggacaaaagaagaaacaaggacATGACCAAAAGGCTGCTGCCAAAGCTGCCTTAATATATACCTGCACTGTTTGTAGG ACACAAATGCCAGACCCTAAGACCTTCAAGCAGCACTTTGAAAGCAAGCATCCTAAGACTCCACTTCCTCCAGAATTGGCTGATGTTCAGGCATAA